GGGTGTCAGCATTATAGCCATTGGTGATTTATTTCAGCTACAGCCAGTCATGGATGATTACATATTCAATGATTTGAAGACAGAGTATGGCATCCTTTCTCCAAATCTATGGCAGgaactttttaaaatgtttgagttaaaagaaataatgagacaaagagaaagcaaCAATTTTATGAATTGCTTAACAGGTTAAGAGAAGGAAAGCAAACCAATGAAGACATCTGAATatcaaaacaacaaatcttACAACCCAGTGGTTCAAATTATCCAGTAGATGCTCCTCATCTTTTCatacaaaatgcaaaagttAATGATTTCAATGATAAAGTGCAACAAGCTTCACAAGGCACAAAATACAATATTAGAGCCCATGACAGTGTTATTGGGGCAACTTTCCAAGAAGTCAGGGATAGGATCTTAAAGCAAATACCCCTAGATccaaggaaaactaaacaatTACATGGTTTGTTAAACATAGCAGTTGGTGAAGGAACTGAAATTTCCTTAAATACTAGAATTGATGACGGTATGACAAACGGTGCTGGAAATGTGATAAAGCTTATACAGGTCTATCAAACCACTTATCCATCTGGAACAGTATGGGTACAGTTTGATCACACTGATGTTGGTGCAAAAACTAGGCAGGAAAACAGACATTTATATGTCTCTGGTATTCAACCTACATGGACTCCTATAAAGCCAGTCACCACACAATTTGCTGTTGGTAGGAATAGAGCTGTTCAAGTTGTAAGGAAACAATTTCCTTTAAGACCAGCTGCTGCAAAAACTATTTACCGGTCGCAAGGTGATACAGAGACTAGAATTGTTGTTAATTTTGAAACCAAAAGAGCTATTCTTCACATACATTATGTCGGCCTTGGCCGTGTGACAGCCATAGAAGGTCTACATATTACTAACCTATGCGTAGATAAAATTTCTGTCAGTCCAGCTGTCGAGAAAGAAATGTTACGTCTTAGGGGAGAAGGCAAACTTCATCTTTGCCTTTCTCCTATCTACACTGCTCCAGAATCGTCTTTAAAGTTATCTTTCCTGAATGCACGTTCATTGCATAAGCACATTTATGATGTACTTGCAGATATAAACTACTAGGGTACAGATATAAGTGTTTTTTCGGAAACATGATTCAATGGTTCTGATAGTGATAATATGTATAAAATTGGAGAACACATTTTATTTCGAAATGACGCAGCTTCACAGCATAATGAAAGAACATATGGTGGAACTGCAGTGTATACTCGTATTGATTACTATCCTGGATATCCATACCGCTGCAATCAAAATGACATAGAGATAACAGTAATGAGATTTATGATAATTCCTCATATCACTGTCATAGCTATATATCGCTCTCCTTCAATTCCAATCAGACATCTTTGTTCAGCAATTAGAGAATTATTGGCATTGTCATCTacaactttaaaagtttttattggaGATTTCAATGTTAACTGGTTAAATATAACAGAAAGAGCAACATTGTATAATCTCTTTATTACTGAGAACCACTATCGGCAGCTTATGTCCTGCTACACAACAGACAATAAAACCTGTATTGACCACATCTATACTAATATGGATGAACATAAGATTCAGGCCACTGTTTGGgagacttttttttctgatcataAGGCAGTTCATGCCCTGATAAATGGTTTTTAGTCAAATTGAACAACTCAAGTTGTTATGAGACAGTTTCATTGGCTAACACATTCATTTATGTTCTTCATAGTCTGGATCACTCATCAACCATTAAACATCGCTGCTGCACCAACTTCATTCTTCTTGATTCATAAGGTAAGAAAGCTGATAGatcaacatgtttttttgttctattgaaaaaacaaatagacATAGTATTAAGggcattgttttgtttgttaacccttggaaatatttttttattcaggaCGAGCACAAGTTTTACAACAGAGATTAAACAGCTCATTCCCTcttacaacaaaattttttttaatgctatCTCctagaaacaaaatatttccaaatatgAATTCATAACTTTGTACTGGTAGACTGATAAAACATTCCCTGACTGGCCTGAATGCATAGGTTACTATATCTTATAATCACCTTTCAATTTTCAGGTACATAAACATTATCTCGCAAGAACAACCACCATCATTAAGGTAAGTACATATCTGCCACCCACCCCCtctgaaatgtcttttttttctcgaagCGCATTTCGAAATTTAATACTATTTCAAAAGGACCACTATTTTGTTCTGcccttcccccctcccttccccacccccccccaaAGGTATTTTTTCTGAAACACGATTCAAAATTCTTAATACCACTTCATATGTACATTGCTCATTTTAATTGGCTTATGGTTCAacaataatcaaataaaattctGATTTCGTGCCAGCTCCACTATTTTGTTCTCATTCTCTTGGGAGTGcctattttgttcctttttccaCTGTTTATGTGTTTCGGCCTTCTGGTCACCCTTGTTCTAACTTCTGATCCTCATACTTCTACTGTCTGACTGTATAGAATTTAATCCTGTTAGCAGTGGATACtacacaataagaaaaaaagttttctttatgaCCCTTGGCAACATGTATTTATTGTCTCTGATAACAATTCTCCCTTTTTTCAGCAAATCAACACAGCAATCCTCAGGTAAGCCATATATTTTGTTCCTAATGTATTCCCTGACAAGTCCATGTGGGTATCATAGATACTATACTAGCTTAAGTCAGCCACATTGAACTACACCTGTAAGATAATATTCTATACAATAAATTAGAGTTTGCATATGGTGCctttatgttgtttttgttatatgTTTTTTGTGGATTACAACATTTAATTCATTTGTTCattatctatttatttgtttatttatttatgtatttatttatttatccagtTATTTAATAAATTGAATGTTCTTGTCATATCTTCAGATGAATCAACTCTTATAGGATACGTACATTTGATTAGTCCAGTCCAAACTTCCCACAAAAACACAGGAGTAAAGTACTTCGACATGGCCCTGCAGACATCCCAAAACGAATCGGTGCGGCTACTTTGCTATTCTCCAGAAAAAAGAACGATGTTACCACAGTCACAAGAAAAGCAACTTCCTGTAAAGATAACAAGTGCCTGAATGTCTCCAAACAAAAGGTTCTCCGCCACAGATGAATACACAAtttcaaagaaagcaaagatCATGCAAACAAGTCTTGAATTTTCATATAACAATGATCTTGGTAATAGATATGTATTAGTTGAAGATGCTCTCAAAGCAGACTTGTATCAAACTGTAGATGTCGAAGTTAAAGTGTTGCACAAGTCTCCACTAAAGGAAACCCTATTTCAAGGAAATTGTACAAAATGCAAGACAGATGTCATTGTTGCAGACCATACCAACTCTGCCAAATTGGTTCTCTGGGAGGATATTATTGATAAAGTTGATTCTGTCAAGAGTTACCGATTTAATAACTGTAAAATTCGCATCTTTGATGACCACAAATACATAAACACGAACGAATTTACAAAGATCACAGAAATCGAAGACATCAAGAATGTAAATTTGTTGTCGCCccaaattcaagaaaatatgaTAACTGCAAAGTGTATGGGCGTGGAAGTCAAAAAGAGTAGCTCCTGTATTTTGTGCAACAGAAAACTTGACGACTCTCAGCTACAAAAAGAGACTATGAAATGTCAAAATTGCCACATTACAATCCTCAGCAGTGTTGCGAAAACAAAGCTGGTATGCCAACTTCTTTTGCAAGTGGATAACAAGTTTTTGACATACACTGCTTTCAACGATAGCATCCAAAGCTTTCTAAAAAACATTGGATGCGCAACACCTGCTGCAGAATTGGATGAAAAGGAACTAACCATCAAACTCCTAAGTGCCCGTACTCAAAAAATCATGGTTGATAAAGCGGCAAGAATGATCTCACATTTTCTGCCAAGCGAAGGTAGCCAAACAAAGGGAGCGACAAGTGAGACAGTTACATCAGAGttagcaaaatgaaaaacacttGAAACTATGTGAATCCCGAACCACTATATAATAACTGAATGTGCAGTTTACATGACGTTGCcaccatgttttttttttaatcgttaaaatactgaaaaacttAAGTTACCAGAGCGTTTGAGTTCATGTGTATACCAACAAACAAACGGTACGTATTTCAATTGAATTTACAcacaattattgaaataaagaagagTTAATTGAAGGACGACACATTGTCGCCTCCTTAAATTTAAGAGGAGAATTCGCTAAATTGTAAAGATATAGGAAATAGAATCGAAGAAAATGTCATATAGATATGTCTTCTTAGGTCgttattgttattttgttttgttgttgttgtcatagCTTTCAATTTCGACAATGATTTTCATtggaattatttttgtttgattatcgtaaaaaaaatgattgaattaGTTGATATGATATTCACGTTAAATGGTTATATACTGAAGATTCTTTAACGATACACAAAAGCGAGAGCCTTTGAGAGCGAGAGTCACCCCCCTCTTGAAGCTAGAAAGTTAGGTTCGACCACCCCCATCATAGCAAATTTCAACTAGTTTTGACACTATTTTTATTCGAAATCGGTTAACTGGAACACCTCCCTAATTCTGACTAATTTTACTTCCCTTGCTTCAAATGTGAACTTTATTTTTGGAACGAAGctgattgaaaagtttgtcgAAATCTCCTATCTCTATTAGCAACACGATTTTACACTATGTTTGCTTTATTCAGGAAAGACAGGCGATTGTCAGACTCACACAAGGACTTATCTCTTGATGAGAAAACAATGCCTCATGTTTATGATATTGTTAGCCGCATCTACGGCAGTTACACAACGACTTATTTCTTGATGGGAAAACAATGCCTCATGTTTATGTTGATGTTAGCCGCTTCCTGGGTGTGTACGCTTGAGCCGTGACAACCTTAgatgaaatagctgtatacaCCTAATTCAGAAAAGATTGTCGCTCTATGAGTACCCAAGGGTGCGCGCCCAAAATACCTAGTGGCATGCACGTAGGCCTTACGACAACCTTTTCTAAAATAGCTGTACATACTAAACAGCATCGTATTCACATACCAATGCAAACAGGGCCTATTTTTCTACACTGTTAGATACGTTACATCACATTGGTCTTGGCCCAAGAAATAGACAGCTGTAGTATTACAAATCCATATAGTTTACTGTGGTGTAGATTCGCTATTTAAATTTCCTAGGCTCTGCCAACTTGAGATAAATTCTTGCTTTTTCTAGCGTAAAtcttactttttctttcacAAGCAAGTAACAAACAATGTCTTCaaaaagagtaaaacaaaaggaaacggTGGAGGAAGATTTTGAGGCTTTTGTACGCCATCAGTTGAGTTCAATAAGTGACGAcctgaaagaaatgaaaggaaCTCAAGTCAAGATTCAAAGAGACATTGAATCTCTTTAGAGtcaaatcaagaaaaatgaaagctcgatttcaaaactgaaagaatCTTTCAATACAAAGCTGGAGGTATTAACAGGACAACTGCATGAAGCTAACACAAGAATCTACCAAATCGAGAACGGTATCACCAAGTATGCAAAAGAGATAGATGAAACCTGCGAGAGATTGTCCCCGGAGAAATATATTCTAGGGACTATAATCTGAGATTTTACAATATCCCAGATTCAACAGGCAAAGATTGTATTGCAAAGCTCCGTGATATCATAGAAAATGATCTCCAATTGCAATCAAACATCGAGAACGCCCACAGAATCGGGCCCTTCAAGAATGATGACACTCCCAGACCAATTTTGGCTAAGGTTTTGTACTGTCCGGAATGGTTTAAAGTTATCAAAGAGAAGAGGGATCTACGTGATGGTGTGCCCATTTTGGATGATTTGATATGGGAAGACCGCCAAAAGAAGAAACGAATGAGGTCTGTTATGAAAAAAGCATTTGAAGCTGGGAAAAGACCAAGATTTCATCATGGTAAGCTTTATATCGACGGTGTGCTACATCAGGCTTGATATGTTTGAACAGTATACACTTTTGTTTATGTGTAAGTCCCATCTTAAATGTCTTTATCTCCACTGGTGTACCTCAAGGATCGATACTAGGACCTTTGCTGTTTACTATTTTCATTAATGACCTTCCAAAgtcttcaactttttttctacTAGATAATATGCTGACGATACATCTTTAACTGCTTCTGGAAGTGATCTTGAAGGTTtattgcgtgaaattaacaatcATTTACCAGCTGTCTACGAATGGTTATGCAGTAATAAATTGACCttaaatttgacaaaaactaagtttcttattttaatgCTTCGTCAAAAGGAAAGCTACAATATTTATCCACAAGTAACTGTAGCAAATGTTCATTTAGAAAAGTCTTTATGTGTAAAATATCTTGGTGTGTATATTGATTGTCACCTTACTTGGCATGACGATATTGACTACATATGTGGCAAAATTAGCAAAAATATAACTATAATGGTTAAGTTGAAGCATTATGTATCAAAAGCAACACTTATTAGTGTGTATTATTCTCTTATTTATCCTTACCTTACTTATACTTGTACACTTTGGAGAGATAATTATAATGCTTCATTGTCTCAAATCGTAAAGTTACAAAACAAAGCGGTTCGTCTTATAAATGATGTTCCTTTAATGGAATCAATAACTCCACACTAAACATCCTTAGGCCTTCTGAAATTTCCTAATATTGTTAAACTGAACACATGTATgcttttttatgataatttccACTATGAAAAGTTTCTTAATATACCTGTTTCATTAGTATCTGAGCTACATAATTACAGTACCCGCAGTGCATCATCCAATCAAGTTGCAATACCTTTATTTCAAACTAATCTTAGGAGATTTTGCCCCAGCATTATTGGAAGTTTCTTTTGGAATGATATTCCGCAATCCAATTGAGACAAACCatctaaaaaaatgtttagaaaagcACTTTTTCGCTGGTACCTTGCTCAATACTAATGAAACATTATCTCTTTATAATTTTCTGAgctattttgtcatttttcctttacttttttattaaaaatctcAAGTCCTgagtaaagggtaaaaaaaattaagataaaaggaaaaagcatAACATGCAgcacttttttaacttttcttactCATCTCCTTTCTATAACTGATATTTATATCTCTGCATTAAGTACTGTAATTTTTCCACCTTTTCATGTTGTCAATTATACGTACCTTTTAATGTTCATTTCCCCTTAAACCTTTATCTATTTGATGTGctgcattttctttattttcaaagtatTTAAATTATGGTCATTTACTTTACTTACTCATCTAGTCTTATCACTGATATCAATCATACTTTTATGACATGCTGTAAGTTTTTACTTGTTATCATATTTAAATTACATCTAGCTCCTTTATACCTTTTGTGAATATTATGTgcaccttttttttaactttctcccAGTTTTTTGGTAATTTACTCTACCTACTCATCTACTTTCCATTAATAATACCATTTATATCATCAATTTTTATGTTAAGTTGCAATTTTCCATTCTCTTTGCTTTCTATTACATTTCACCAATTTTGATGCTCTTTCTTCTGTCTTTAAATGCTTGAAAAAACCTCTCTTTtgcttggttttgttttgagaaGTTTTCAGACAGATGTGTGGCTTCTAATTGTATCTCAGGTTGGAAGGATTTGATTTGCATCATAGCGGCCAAAACCAATTTTGTCAGTTGTAAAGTCATTGCACCAGAAGACCTTAGGCTGTGAGAAGGGTTTGCCCCTCGAGGGTATTAGGCAGCACATTGTCAAAGACTGCCTGGAAATTGCTCAATTTTAATGGGAAGATGTGATGCAACACAATCAGTCTGCCCACAAGAGGAGATGTACTGTTCCTGTGGCCAACAATTGCTCCacaaagaggaacaaaaacatTGGAAAGTAGACTGCTATCATGTCAACATTTCATACCCCCTGGGGTGTATTTCAActttgaaaaggtaaaaatagtATTAAGCCCAGTTCACCTAATAACCAATAGAGTAAATATTAAAAACGAGAAAAAGCTAGTGTTACTAATTTATAAAGGTAACAAAAATCTGGTCAAGTGATCAACCTTGCGCTTCCCTAACAAATTTTGAGCTCTACAGAAGATACTAAGACTCTAACAGCTATTGACTGGATTCATTACAATGCTTTGAATAACAAATACACCATTTGAAATCATAATCTACACATACAAACACCCTGGATTATGGTGCATATTGAAAAGTGGATGCGGATTATCTTTATCCCAGTGTTTTTAGCAATTGAAAATTCACAAACCCAAAGTGCTCTTTCCCAAACATGATGGGATGCAAAGTACCTCAAATGCATTGCACTGAAAGGACCTTAGGAGTCAAATCGAATGTGACTGCTGGTATGTTTGTGGGAAATCAGATGACAAGTGTCGCTAAAAAATAATTCTGTACTTTCGACAAAACATTACAAACCCTCAGACATCCAATATATTCCAGtgtgtcaacaatttttttacttcatcaaaGTGGATCTTCATGAGGAAAATAGTGAACACGCTACCATTAAAACAGGTGAAATCACCGTGACTCTTCATTTAAAGCCATATGGCTACTAGTGGAATCATGGTGATGTTATCCAGTAATTGTAACAATTCCAAACTCAACTTCATTCAACGAATGAAAACGCATCGAGGACAGATGCTCCTCATATATAAGTGAAAAGCTTGGATTTTAGATTTTACCTCTTAAACAGCAGTTTAAGGCCTCATTAGaacaattttataatttttattatgcTGCTGAAGGACAACATGAACAGATTATATAATGACTGTTGTGTAAGAATTATATAAGGTTCAGTACACCTCTCTTTctaataattaatattaatattaaaaatttatagTGCGCAAATtccataaaatgttcaaatgcgcattacaagattaaaaattatcattaaaatagacttacaataattttaagaaacgagataaaaaaaaaaaaaaaaaaaaaaaaaaaaaaaaagctataaaaaTGCACTACGAAAAAGGTGAGTCTTCAGtttagctttaaaaatatttactgttcTTGCGCTCCTAATATCCAGCGGTAGTTCGTTCCATAGTTTCGGAGCAGCACAGGTAAAAGAACGGTCCCCCAGTGTAGCTTTCGATTTAAATGATGGATGGCTAAGTAAAAGCTTATCACtggaatttcttaaattatatttggagGGGGGTCTAAGGGAAATAAGAGAGGATAGATAAGAAGGggctaaaaaattaagaatcttaaaagtaattaacaatattttaaacTCAATTCTATATCTAATTGGTAACCAgtgtaacttaaaaattaaggGCGTAATATGACAAAATCTCTGTTCTTTAAGAATCAATCTGGCACAAGCATTCTGTACTCGTTGCAGCTTATTCAACAAGCAGTCCGGTAGTCCATATAATAGGCCATTGCAATAGTCCAGGCGGCTCGTTATAAATGCATGGACAAGAGTTTCCGTTGACTGCTGTGAAAGGTACTTTCTGATCCGACGAATATTATAAATGTAGTAAAATGAAGAGGCACAAATTTTCGTGATGTGTGTTGCCATGGAGAGCCTTGAATCAAACCAGGAACCAAGATTTCTCGCAATTGGCACGGGATGTATGTCTGAGTCGCCCACACGTATACTGATATTGTCGAGCTTTCCCAGCTGTTGTGATGTGCCAATGATAAGGAATTCAGTCTTGTCGTCATTTAATTTAAGATCATTATTCAACATCCAAAGACGAATGTCTCTGATGCAGTCCTCCATACTCCTCACTACAGCAAGTTGCTCAGCTCTGTCGTTGGGACTGAATGAGATGTAAACTTGAGAGTCGTCAGCGTAACAATGAATCGTGGGCAAATGATATTCAATGATCTCAAAAAGCTTGCTCGTATACAACGAAAACAATAACGGACCCAGACAGGAACCTTGAGGCACACCGCATTCTAATTTAAAAGGTTCCGACAGCGAATCGTTAATCATTATCCGTTGAGTTCTACCAGACAAATAGGACGTAAACCAGGAGAGGGCTTTCCCATGTATACCAAATGATGACTCAAGTCGACGTAGCATGGTGTCGTGATCAACTGTGTCGAAGGCAGCACTTAAATCGAGCAGAATAAGCAGAGTAACACGTTGACTGTTCATGTTAAGGAGAATATCATTCATAACCTTAAGGAGTGCAGTTTCTGTGCTGTGGTTCTGTCGATAGGCGGATTGAAACACTGGGAACAGATTGTTGCCATTCAGATAATGCTGTAGCTGCTTGGCAACAACAGTCTCAACCAGCTTTGAGATAAATGCCAAATTACTCACGGGTCTGTAGTTCTTAAAAACAAGAGGTAATCCATCCTTCTTCAACAGCGGCCGTACTAGAGCACTTTTCCAGGTGCATGGAAAATAACCAGAATCAAGCGAAAGATTTATTATTTTCGTGATCGGAGGTAGTAGCACATCGGCGAAGTCAGTAAGAAGTTTGGTTGGAATAGGATCAAGAAGACAAGATTTCTTTGATGAAGCTTTGATTAAATCAAAAACCTCTGATTCGGACAGGAGAGTAAATTCTGAAAAACAGGAAGCAGTCACAGTACTGGCAGCGTCGATGGTGACAGGAAGGCGGCTCTGGTTTGCAATAACAGACTTGATATCAGCAATTTTTTGAGCAAAGAATTTTCCAAAATCATTAGCCAACTGATAATCATTAGTCGACAGTGGGAGGCCAGGACCATTTGATAAATTCAGCAGGGACTTACTTGCTCTAAATAACCTTCTCTGGTCCGTGCTGTTCTCAGTTATGAAGTTTGTATAGTATGCACAACGAGCCTCATTACTCAAAAACGTCACTCGATTTCTCATTGCGCGATAGGATAGTAAATCGATGTGTGCTTTAGAAGCCCTCCATTTCCTTTCAGCTTTCCTCCGTTGACGTTTAGCCAATATAATTTCATCATTCATCCATGGAACACTAGATCTAATAGTAACATTCTTTTGCTTAACAGGAGCGTGCCGATCCAGCAGGGAACGCAATGTATTGTTGAATAAGGCGGCCAGCTCGTCAGGATCTTCAGTATCCGTTTGAAGAAGCTCGCTGTTACAGATTTCATCCGCAAAAGCAGACTTATCAATTGATCGCAACTTCCTAAATGAGACACGCCCAACTTTGAGAGGTGGTCGAGgtgttttcaatttgaaaagtAGCGCTAGATGATCCGAAAATAGAATGTCAGGCGCTGGTCGACCGCTAATAAGGTTGTCTGACTTTCGAGTAATTACCAGATCTAGTGTATGACCAAGTTCATGCGTTGGTTCTGTCACATGTTGAGTTAAAGACATTGACTCCAATAAATCCAAAAAGCGACAAGCAGCTGAATCATTGTGATCATCAACATGGATGTTAAAATCGCCAGTTAAACACAGGACATCGTTAGATAGGATAACAGATTCAAGGTACTCAGAAAATTCGTCAATAAAACTGTTCACAGTCACAGGATGATTAACAGAGTACGGCGGTCGATAGATGATTGCCAATCGAAAGCGTAGGGAGCCAGTGCAGACAAGGTATTCAGAAGATTCAAAGGAAATCCTTGAAACAGTTTCGAGCTTGGAAACATTGATGTTATCTCTGAACAAGAGGGCCGTACCTCCACCTCTACGATCACCCCTAGGGCAGTGTAACAGTTTATAGCCAGCAGGAGTTATCTCGTAGCACACAGCGGAGTCGTTGTCTGATAACCAAGTTTCCGTTATTGCAACTAGGTCGGCTTTGCATTCGCTGACATAATCAACAAACAGTGCAGATTTGTTTGAAATAGAGCGAGCATTTAACGTGCACATGGTCAGCTGAGTGTTCGATGTACTCAAATGGAGATCAGATACGCGGTTTACCTGCACAACGTTGGAGCGGTGGCTATGATGATGGCTTCGATGTTTAACTGCTCGACGATTTGTTGTA
The sequence above is a segment of the Pocillopora verrucosa isolate sample1 chromosome 5, ASM3666991v2, whole genome shotgun sequence genome. Coding sequences within it:
- the LOC136281271 gene encoding LOW QUALITY PROTEIN: uncharacterized protein (The sequence of the model RefSeq protein was modified relative to this genomic sequence to represent the inferred CDS: substituted 1 base at 1 genomic stop codon; added 60 bases not found in genome assembly), encoding MSQEQPPSLSKSTQQSSDESTLIGYVHLISPVQTSHKNTGVKYFDMALQTSQNESVRLLCYSPEKRTMLPQSQEKQLPVKITSAXMSPNKRFSATDEYTISKKAKIMQTSLEFSYNNDLGNRYVLVEDALKADLYQTVDVEVKVLHKSPLKETLFQGNCTKCKTDVIVADHTNSAKLVLWEDIIDKVDSVKSYRFNNCKIRIFDDHKYINTNEFTKITEIEDIKNVNLLSPQIQENMITAKCMGVEVKKSSSCILCNRKLDDSQLQKETMKCQNCHITILSSVAKTKLVCQLLLQVDNKFLTYTAFNDSIQSFLKNIGCATPAAELDEKELTIKLLSARTQKIMVDKAARMISHFLPSEGSQTKGATSETVTSELAK